In a genomic window of Variovorax paradoxus:
- a CDS encoding DUF4132 domain-containing protein: MSAAPLVLPPELQNALPPGEPGAKPPPKASTLPTLRKRVLDKCNEYAVDALLPEPFEVRSPATRGWLEAAMDAADTRLLGLMIARFREQAYTGRDEPAEALVHWLVLQHGLDTAFDALLHAARWRRERIGHKPLRQDAPPDDGAHSFWGQPASSLWQFRGHWMAADAATRAACIERLRALDPQLPLAARARFAIALPEWRPRARQLFEQATPEQLERCGPWLRWAAGLPLAEVAGDGMRLLDQPSMLALLLREHGEALLPLLLDLGARQRSVAVAWTLAAFDTPEAAEALARMTAADAACAKALGWVAGERPERCFLALAQVLEDGGLPKAGAARLVPQLKTLAGTLGERLPALLPALPAAVRRQLGAVADQSGSAPEAFAERARWPAVLADPPWARRAADAAPPLVLAGLPVLEVPPEEDWGDEVRQDWIDRDTPYVYRQPMEAERAIGERLREWTPERVAALHTQPPRELERFIADWQRVHDDAAPDRRQYGNFIAVQAAWFLPPATGLAFWNAVGSGKEAPRAGGFVARFGSAALPGLLQALANDGDEYFVARFIGATQLAPFMAQALARRPTRRAQARQWLVRFAPHGAAGLLPAVLGPEGEARQQARAALRAMAALGQAEALRATARRHDDPAVAAAVDALLAEDPLRDFPSRIHARSKLPTFWQPAGWRKPRLRDDGLALPDEALQPLGLMLSFAADLPQGYAGLDAVRAACEPQSLADFGWDVCESWEAAGAGAPGNWALRALGLVGTDDTARRLGALVRRWSAPGAGGTATRIGWVLEALARLGSDVALMQLDAIARKNRIATVRHAAAEKLAQAAAERGLSADELEDRIAPDLGLDERGGLLLDFGPRQFHVGFDEALVPFVRESVEGRPGARLASAPRPRASDDAERAATAAERFKALKQDAATVAAQQPLRLERAMRTGRGWPVEDFRRFIAGHPLMRHLAERLVWGVSEGGRDARGLTLLRAAFRVSAEGEWVDADEVPQTLDDGAAARIVVAHPLQLSAAQIAAFAQQFADYELIQPFEQLHRAVHAPREDERTLTALTRWSGRIARPGPLWALESRGWLRGRGGGGAYDHAWQGLGGGRALSLRFGPGLDNAGAGEDQTLDVLHHGHPFCELDPIVFSEAVRDIDALGAR; the protein is encoded by the coding sequence ATGAGCGCGGCGCCGCTCGTGCTGCCACCGGAACTCCAGAACGCGCTGCCGCCCGGCGAACCCGGCGCGAAGCCGCCGCCCAAGGCCTCGACCTTGCCCACGCTGCGCAAGCGCGTGCTCGACAAGTGCAACGAGTACGCGGTCGACGCGCTGCTGCCCGAGCCCTTCGAAGTGCGCTCGCCCGCCACGCGCGGCTGGCTCGAGGCCGCGATGGACGCGGCCGACACGCGGCTGCTGGGCCTGATGATCGCGCGCTTCCGCGAGCAGGCCTACACCGGCCGCGACGAGCCGGCCGAGGCGCTGGTGCACTGGCTGGTGCTGCAGCACGGCCTCGACACGGCCTTCGACGCGCTGCTGCATGCGGCGCGCTGGCGCCGCGAACGTATCGGCCACAAGCCGCTGCGCCAGGATGCGCCACCCGACGATGGCGCCCATTCCTTCTGGGGCCAGCCCGCGAGTTCGCTGTGGCAGTTCCGCGGCCACTGGATGGCGGCCGACGCCGCGACGCGCGCCGCCTGCATCGAACGGCTGCGCGCGCTCGACCCGCAGCTGCCGCTGGCCGCGCGCGCCCGCTTCGCGATCGCGCTGCCCGAATGGCGCCCGCGCGCGCGGCAGCTGTTCGAGCAGGCCACGCCCGAGCAGCTCGAGCGCTGCGGTCCCTGGCTGCGCTGGGCCGCCGGCCTGCCGCTGGCCGAGGTGGCGGGCGACGGCATGCGGCTGCTCGACCAGCCGTCGATGCTCGCGCTGCTGCTGCGCGAACACGGCGAGGCGCTGCTGCCGCTGCTGCTGGACCTCGGCGCCCGCCAGCGCAGCGTGGCCGTGGCCTGGACGCTGGCCGCCTTCGACACGCCCGAGGCCGCCGAGGCGCTGGCGCGCATGACCGCCGCCGACGCCGCCTGTGCCAAGGCGCTGGGCTGGGTCGCGGGCGAACGGCCCGAGCGCTGCTTCCTCGCGCTCGCGCAGGTGCTCGAGGACGGCGGCCTGCCCAAAGCCGGCGCCGCGCGCCTCGTGCCACAGCTCAAGACCCTGGCCGGCACGCTCGGCGAGCGCTTGCCCGCGCTGTTGCCGGCGCTGCCGGCGGCCGTGCGGCGCCAGCTCGGCGCGGTCGCCGACCAGTCCGGGTCGGCACCAGAAGCCTTCGCCGAGCGCGCGCGCTGGCCCGCGGTGCTCGCCGACCCGCCGTGGGCGCGGCGTGCGGCCGATGCGGCGCCGCCGCTGGTGCTGGCCGGCCTGCCCGTGCTAGAGGTGCCGCCCGAGGAGGACTGGGGCGACGAGGTCCGACAGGACTGGATCGACCGCGACACGCCCTATGTCTACCGCCAGCCGATGGAGGCCGAGCGCGCCATCGGCGAGCGGCTGCGCGAATGGACGCCGGAGCGCGTCGCCGCGCTGCACACGCAGCCGCCGCGGGAGCTCGAGCGCTTCATCGCCGACTGGCAACGCGTGCACGACGATGCCGCGCCCGACCGCCGCCAGTACGGCAACTTCATTGCGGTGCAGGCCGCCTGGTTCCTGCCGCCGGCCACCGGGCTGGCGTTCTGGAATGCCGTGGGCAGTGGCAAGGAAGCACCGCGCGCCGGCGGCTTCGTGGCACGCTTCGGCAGCGCCGCGCTGCCGGGCCTGCTGCAGGCGCTGGCCAACGACGGCGACGAGTATTTCGTCGCGCGCTTCATCGGGGCCACGCAGCTCGCGCCCTTCATGGCGCAGGCGCTCGCACGCCGACCGACGCGCCGCGCGCAAGCACGGCAGTGGCTGGTGCGCTTCGCGCCGCATGGCGCGGCCGGCCTGCTGCCCGCCGTGCTGGGCCCCGAGGGCGAGGCACGCCAGCAGGCCCGCGCCGCGCTGCGCGCCATGGCCGCGCTGGGACAGGCCGAGGCGCTGCGCGCCACCGCGCGCCGCCACGACGACCCGGCCGTGGCAGCCGCCGTCGATGCGCTGCTGGCCGAGGACCCGTTGCGCGACTTCCCGTCGCGCATCCACGCACGCAGCAAGCTTCCGACCTTCTGGCAACCGGCCGGCTGGCGCAAGCCGCGGCTGCGCGACGACGGCCTCGCGCTGCCCGACGAGGCACTGCAGCCGCTGGGCCTGATGCTGAGCTTCGCGGCCGATCTGCCGCAGGGCTATGCGGGCCTGGACGCCGTGCGCGCCGCCTGCGAGCCCCAGAGCCTGGCCGACTTCGGCTGGGACGTCTGCGAATCGTGGGAGGCCGCTGGCGCCGGCGCGCCGGGCAACTGGGCACTGCGCGCGCTCGGCCTCGTCGGCACCGACGACACGGCGCGCCGGCTCGGCGCCCTCGTGCGGCGCTGGAGCGCACCCGGCGCCGGCGGCACCGCCACGCGCATCGGCTGGGTGCTCGAGGCGCTGGCGCGGCTGGGCAGCGACGTCGCGCTGATGCAGCTCGACGCGATCGCGCGCAAGAACCGCATCGCCACGGTGCGCCATGCGGCCGCCGAGAAGCTGGCGCAGGCCGCGGCCGAACGCGGCCTGAGCGCCGACGAACTCGAGGACCGGATCGCGCCCGACCTCGGCCTGGACGAGCGCGGCGGCCTGCTGCTGGACTTCGGGCCGCGCCAGTTCCACGTCGGCTTCGACGAGGCGCTGGTGCCCTTCGTGCGCGAATCGGTCGAGGGCCGGCCCGGCGCGCGCCTGGCCTCGGCGCCGCGGCCGCGCGCGAGCGACGATGCCGAACGCGCGGCCACGGCCGCGGAACGCTTCAAGGCGCTCAAGCAGGATGCCGCCACCGTCGCGGCCCAGCAGCCGCTGCGGCTGGAACGCGCGATGCGCACGGGCCGCGGCTGGCCGGTCGAGGACTTCCGCCGCTTCATCGCCGGGCATCCGCTGATGCGCCACCTGGCCGAGCGGCTGGTGTGGGGCGTGAGCGAGGGCGGGCGCGATGCGCGCGGCTTGACGCTGCTGCGCGCCGCCTTCCGCGTGAGCGCCGAAGGCGAATGGGTCGATGCCGATGAAGTGCCACAGACACTCGACGATGGCGCCGCCGCGCGCATCGTCGTCGCCCATCCGCTGCAGCTGAGCGCCGCGCAGATCGCCGCCTTCGCGCAGCAGTTCGCCGACTACGAGCTGATCCAGCCCTTCGAGCAGTTGCACCGCGCCGTGCATGCACCACGCGAAGACGAACGCACGCTGACCGCGCTCACACGCTGGTCGGGCCGCATCGCGCGGCCCGGGCCGCTGTGGGCGCTGGAGTCGCGCGGCTGGCTGCGCGGGCGCGGCGGCGGCGGTGCCTACGACCATGCCTGGCAAGGGCTGGGCGGCGGTCGCGCGCTCTCGTTGCGCTTCGGGCCCGGCCTCGACAACGCGGGCGCCGGCGAGGACCAGACGCTCGACGTGCTGCACCACGGCCACCCGTTCTGCGAACTCGATCCCATCGTCTTCAGCGAGGCGGTGCGCGACATCGACGCGCTGGGCGCGCGCTGA
- a CDS encoding AAA family ATPase, protein MATSRKPTDTPPTGSPALQRPPAEIQYAAQIAQLQAQDKDPRPPGWAMSLKAARAFILGDAPLGIAPKIVAPVASIERMLVTLATGRGLMLVGEPGTAKSMLSELLATAISGVSTLTIQGGASITEDQIKYGWNYALLINEGPSPRAMVPAPLYIGMQQGQVVRFEEITRAPLEVQDCLLGMLSDRVMAVPELSGEHGMLYAREGFNIIATANTRDRGVNEMSAALKRRFDFETVFPILDFERELALVRESSARLLAQSGIPKTVPQPVLELLVATFRDLRGAPASSEKNGGGSDAAMDRLTAVMSTAEAVNVAHAVGVRAWFLEQREGSPADLVDCIAGTVVKDNADDRAKLRRYFEQKAAKRSGEHWRAYYEARHRLP, encoded by the coding sequence ATGGCCACCTCCCGCAAGCCGACCGACACCCCACCCACCGGTTCCCCCGCCCTGCAGCGCCCGCCCGCCGAGATCCAGTACGCCGCGCAGATCGCGCAGCTGCAGGCGCAGGACAAGGACCCGCGCCCGCCGGGCTGGGCCATGAGCCTGAAGGCCGCGCGCGCCTTCATCCTCGGCGATGCGCCGCTGGGCATCGCGCCGAAGATCGTCGCGCCGGTCGCGAGCATCGAGCGCATGCTGGTCACCCTTGCCACGGGCCGCGGCCTGATGCTGGTGGGCGAGCCGGGCACCGCGAAGTCGATGCTCTCGGAGCTGCTGGCGACCGCGATCTCGGGCGTGTCCACGCTGACCATCCAGGGCGGCGCCTCGATCACCGAGGACCAGATCAAGTACGGCTGGAACTACGCGCTGCTGATCAACGAGGGCCCGAGCCCGCGCGCGATGGTGCCGGCGCCGCTGTACATCGGCATGCAGCAGGGCCAGGTGGTGCGCTTCGAGGAGATCACGCGCGCGCCGCTCGAGGTGCAGGACTGCCTGCTGGGCATGCTGTCCGACCGCGTGATGGCCGTGCCCGAGCTCTCGGGCGAGCACGGCATGCTCTATGCGCGCGAGGGCTTCAACATCATCGCCACCGCCAACACGCGCGACCGCGGCGTCAACGAGATGAGCGCCGCGCTCAAGCGCCGCTTCGACTTCGAGACCGTGTTCCCGATCCTCGACTTCGAGCGCGAGCTCGCGCTGGTGCGCGAATCGTCAGCGCGGCTGCTCGCGCAGAGCGGCATTCCGAAGACCGTGCCGCAGCCGGTGCTCGAGCTGTTGGTGGCCACCTTCCGCGACCTGCGCGGCGCGCCCGCTTCCTCCGAGAAGAACGGCGGCGGCAGCGATGCCGCGATGGACCGGCTCACGGCCGTGATGTCGACCGCCGAGGCGGTCAACGTGGCGCACGCGGTGGGCGTGCGCGCCTGGTTCCTCGAGCAGCGCGAGGGCTCGCCGGCCGACCTGGTCGACTGCATCGCGGGCACGGTGGTCAAGGACAACGCCGACGACCGCGCCAAGCTGCGCCGCTACTTCGAGCAGAAGGCGGCCAAGCGCAGCGGCGAGCACTGGCGCGCCTACTACGAAGCACGCCATCGGCTGCCTTGA
- a CDS encoding DUF4132 domain-containing protein codes for MRRFELIEGTASKFWEVEQAENDLNIRWGRIGTAGQSQTKSFADAAKTATALTKLVSEKTGKGYKEVGVSADASIGKTEVKPKAEAPAAAPAAAPAAAPAQAPVQAPVATAPATPAPPPVASESLDSQCERVVEAVRIAIEDGSVKSGDKFSAAALKRQYGVSEQGATMAFEELKSHGLLSGWGTTAEVREKAKDAARELAQRTATARSEVPAQPVAEGAPPWLAQGAPLRITSQTREFAYASRRFPSTRPVLDLAQAWKRACNDLELPLDMAATDAALRPAAERMLARDKPVAPAPDAEADALLLAFMDHNTRRDKAGSVVFLIQYLVAQYGLAGAIEVYLSALRLQVEGSYDQQAKKWRSHFSSNPGHAVNHGWYGAVGDAEEVLREQLSTAPEAEWQQCADLIEAALPSLHPSRQPLAALLLPERPELSNALALRLAGEKDSGETLHWLLLTITDAAAAAQAAKVRLSYSSGFWGHYKMTATALLERGTEAVALLERGAAEEHAGETLAAIGTPEAVAALAKVASGSKAALARLSLAVDRWPQAAIVALARLVAAGGKDAGLLTPSLTRLLRAHGGLVDGLRPWLDAGAQGAIDRQLALLSGPSEVAEASELPGVLASPPWLAKVQKKAAAVLALEPLALAPVEQWAPGAREEAQRPGTSWQVNRFATARTDVQVMLKELGFESKASKLAHEEQVKLMQAAYEAEDMPDAAVLQDIHQRGEAREKELLESLRDPILDTAREGIRGGDAGKLIAAWRGMLAARKQERYYFFWFDARYAALLPPEIGVPFWNAVAGQAETQGADFVMANFGLPALPGLLSVVRAKPGENLQLALNYGAVELAAPAARAFAKLKTARQAGRDWLLRYPEHAACGLIATALGKAGEARDVAGSALRLLQAEGHAELLLEVAGRYGKDEVVQALRAVLEESPLDRFPTKRAKLPEFWQPRGWRRPVLRNGKALPDEALDHLGQMFTFPTNEEVYGGIAVVKEACAPESLADFAWDAFSAWLEAGGPSKEGWALTVLGFLGNDDTARRLTPFIRAWPGEAAHARAVTGLDVLAGIGSDVALMLLNGIAQKVKFKGLQDRAREKIDTIAEARGLSTEELEDRLAPDLGLDEQGTLLLDFGPRSFKVGFDEALKPYVRERADGVDGARLSDLPKPKKTDDAEKSKEAVERFKLLKKDVRTIASQQLLRLEVAMCARRRWTPEVFRTFLVEHPLVRHLVQRLIWGAYRVQGEASYGGELLACFRVAEDGSFTTAEDDPFELPAGEDIRIGVPHALEISPADAGAFGQVFADYELLQPFAQIGRDTYVLTEDEKKSQKLERWKDATVPTGRVLGLVNKGWRRGEAQDGGGIWYFTKPLGPSRVIELYLDPGIIVGMVDEYPEQKLGEVQVGKPSGWGNMQNAETLDQLDPISASELIRDMEGLRA; via the coding sequence ATGCGCCGTTTTGAACTGATCGAGGGAACCGCCAGCAAGTTCTGGGAAGTGGAACAGGCGGAGAACGATCTCAACATCCGCTGGGGCCGCATTGGCACCGCGGGCCAGAGCCAGACCAAGTCCTTCGCCGATGCCGCGAAGACCGCCACCGCGCTGACCAAGCTGGTGAGCGAGAAGACCGGCAAGGGCTACAAGGAAGTCGGCGTGAGCGCCGATGCGAGCATCGGCAAGACCGAGGTCAAACCGAAGGCGGAAGCGCCGGCTGCCGCACCCGCCGCGGCGCCTGCCGCCGCACCCGCCCAGGCACCGGTGCAGGCACCAGTCGCCACCGCACCCGCCACGCCGGCACCGCCGCCCGTCGCGAGCGAAAGCCTCGACAGCCAGTGCGAGCGCGTCGTCGAGGCCGTGCGCATCGCGATCGAGGACGGCAGCGTCAAGAGCGGCGACAAGTTCTCGGCCGCCGCGCTCAAGCGCCAGTACGGCGTGAGCGAGCAAGGCGCCACGATGGCCTTCGAGGAGCTCAAGTCCCATGGCCTGCTGTCGGGCTGGGGCACCACCGCCGAGGTGCGCGAGAAGGCGAAGGATGCGGCACGCGAACTGGCGCAGCGCACGGCCACCGCGCGCAGCGAGGTGCCGGCCCAGCCCGTGGCCGAAGGCGCGCCGCCCTGGCTCGCGCAGGGCGCGCCGCTGCGCATCACGTCGCAGACGCGCGAGTTCGCCTATGCCTCGCGGCGCTTCCCCTCGACCCGTCCGGTGCTCGACCTCGCGCAGGCCTGGAAGCGGGCCTGCAACGACCTCGAGCTGCCGCTGGACATGGCCGCGACCGATGCCGCGCTGCGGCCCGCGGCCGAACGCATGCTCGCGCGCGACAAGCCCGTCGCGCCCGCGCCCGATGCCGAAGCCGATGCATTGCTGTTGGCCTTCATGGACCACAACACGCGCCGCGACAAGGCCGGCTCTGTTGTGTTCCTGATCCAGTACCTGGTCGCGCAGTACGGACTGGCCGGCGCGATCGAGGTCTATCTGTCGGCGCTGCGCCTGCAGGTGGAGGGCAGCTACGACCAGCAGGCCAAGAAGTGGCGCAGCCATTTCTCGAGCAACCCCGGCCATGCGGTCAACCACGGCTGGTACGGCGCCGTGGGCGATGCCGAGGAAGTGCTGCGCGAGCAGCTCTCGACCGCGCCCGAGGCCGAGTGGCAGCAGTGCGCCGACCTGATCGAGGCCGCGCTGCCCTCGCTGCATCCGAGCCGCCAGCCGCTGGCGGCGCTGCTGCTGCCCGAGCGGCCCGAACTCTCGAACGCGCTCGCGCTGCGCCTGGCCGGCGAGAAGGACAGCGGCGAGACCTTGCACTGGCTGCTGCTGACCATCACCGATGCCGCCGCCGCCGCGCAGGCCGCGAAGGTGCGGCTCAGCTATTCGAGCGGCTTCTGGGGCCACTACAAGATGACGGCCACCGCGCTGCTCGAGCGCGGCACCGAGGCCGTGGCGCTGCTCGAACGCGGCGCGGCCGAGGAACACGCGGGCGAGACGCTCGCGGCCATCGGCACGCCCGAGGCGGTGGCGGCGCTCGCCAAGGTCGCGAGCGGTTCGAAGGCGGCGCTGGCGCGGCTGTCGCTCGCGGTGGACCGCTGGCCGCAGGCCGCCATCGTCGCGCTGGCGCGGCTGGTGGCGGCCGGCGGCAAGGACGCGGGCCTGCTCACGCCCAGCCTCACGCGGCTGCTGCGCGCGCATGGCGGCCTGGTCGACGGCCTGCGGCCCTGGCTCGATGCCGGCGCGCAGGGCGCGATCGACCGCCAGCTCGCGCTGCTGTCGGGCCCGAGCGAGGTCGCCGAGGCGAGCGAGCTGCCGGGCGTGCTGGCCTCGCCGCCCTGGCTCGCCAAGGTGCAGAAGAAGGCGGCCGCGGTGCTCGCGCTCGAGCCGCTCGCGCTGGCGCCGGTCGAGCAGTGGGCGCCGGGCGCGCGCGAGGAAGCGCAGCGGCCCGGCACCTCGTGGCAGGTCAACCGCTTCGCGACCGCGCGCACCGACGTGCAGGTGATGCTCAAGGAGCTGGGCTTCGAGAGCAAGGCCAGCAAGCTCGCGCACGAGGAGCAGGTGAAGCTGATGCAGGCCGCCTACGAGGCCGAGGACATGCCCGACGCCGCCGTGCTGCAGGACATCCACCAGCGCGGCGAGGCGCGCGAGAAGGAACTGCTCGAGAGCCTGCGCGACCCGATCCTCGACACCGCGCGCGAAGGCATCCGCGGCGGCGATGCGGGCAAGCTGATCGCCGCCTGGCGCGGCATGCTGGCCGCGCGCAAGCAGGAGCGCTACTACTTCTTCTGGTTCGATGCGCGCTATGCGGCGCTGCTGCCGCCCGAGATCGGCGTGCCGTTCTGGAACGCGGTGGCCGGCCAGGCAGAGACGCAGGGCGCCGATTTCGTGATGGCGAACTTCGGCCTGCCCGCGCTGCCGGGGCTGCTGTCGGTGGTGCGCGCCAAGCCCGGCGAGAACCTGCAGCTGGCGCTGAACTACGGCGCGGTGGAACTCGCGGCACCGGCCGCGCGCGCCTTCGCCAAGCTCAAGACCGCGCGCCAGGCCGGCCGCGACTGGCTGCTCAGGTATCCCGAGCACGCGGCCTGCGGCCTGATCGCGACCGCGCTCGGCAAGGCCGGCGAGGCGCGCGACGTGGCGGGCTCGGCGCTGCGCCTGCTGCAGGCCGAGGGCCATGCCGAGCTGCTGCTCGAGGTCGCCGGCCGCTACGGCAAGGACGAGGTGGTGCAGGCGCTGCGCGCCGTGCTCGAGGAAAGCCCGCTCGACCGCTTCCCCACCAAGCGCGCGAAGCTGCCCGAGTTCTGGCAGCCGCGCGGCTGGCGCCGGCCGGTGCTGCGCAACGGCAAGGCGCTGCCCGACGAGGCGCTCGACCACCTGGGCCAGATGTTCACCTTCCCGACCAACGAGGAGGTCTACGGCGGCATCGCGGTGGTCAAGGAGGCCTGTGCACCCGAGTCGCTGGCCGACTTCGCCTGGGACGCGTTCAGCGCCTGGCTCGAGGCCGGCGGCCCGAGCAAGGAAGGCTGGGCGCTCACGGTGCTCGGTTTCCTCGGCAACGACGACACGGCGCGCCGGCTCACGCCCTTCATCCGCGCCTGGCCTGGCGAGGCCGCGCATGCGCGCGCCGTCACCGGCCTCGACGTGCTGGCCGGCATCGGTTCCGACGTGGCGCTGATGCTGCTCAACGGCATCGCGCAGAAGGTGAAGTTCAAGGGCCTGCAGGACCGCGCGCGCGAGAAGATCGACACGATCGCCGAGGCGCGCGGCCTCTCGACCGAGGAGCTCGAGGACCGGCTCGCGCCCGACCTCGGCCTCGACGAACAGGGCACCCTGCTGCTGGACTTCGGGCCGCGCAGCTTCAAGGTCGGCTTCGACGAGGCGCTCAAGCCCTATGTGCGCGAGCGCGCCGATGGCGTCGACGGCGCGCGCCTGTCCGACCTGCCCAAGCCCAAGAAGACCGACGACGCCGAGAAGAGCAAGGAGGCGGTCGAACGCTTCAAGCTGCTCAAGAAGGACGTGCGCACCATCGCGAGCCAGCAGCTGCTGCGGCTCGAGGTCGCGATGTGCGCGCGCCGGCGCTGGACGCCCGAGGTGTTCCGCACCTTCCTGGTCGAGCATCCGCTGGTGCGCCACCTGGTGCAGCGGCTGATCTGGGGCGCCTACCGCGTGCAGGGCGAAGCCAGCTACGGCGGCGAGCTGCTGGCGTGCTTCCGCGTTGCCGAGGACGGCAGCTTCACCACCGCCGAGGACGATCCCTTCGAACTGCCCGCGGGCGAGGACATCCGCATCGGCGTGCCGCATGCGCTCGAGATCTCGCCTGCCGACGCGGGCGCCTTCGGCCAGGTGTTCGCCGACTACGAGCTGCTGCAGCCCTTCGCGCAGATCGGCCGCGACACCTACGTGCTGACCGAGGACGAGAAGAAGAGCCAGAAGCTCGAGCGCTGGAAGGACGCCACCGTGCCCACGGGCCGCGTGCTGGGCCTGGTCAACAAGGGCTGGCGCCGCGGCGAGGCGCAGGACGGTGGCGGCATCTGGTACTTCACCAAGCCGCTGGGCCCGAGCCGCGTGATCGAGCTCTACCTCGACCCCGGCATCATCGTCGGCATGGTCGACGAGTACCCCGAGCAGAAGCTCGGCGAGGTGCAGGTCGGCAAGCCCTCGGGCTGGGGCAACATGCAGAACGCCGAGACGCTGGACCAGCTCGATCCGATCTCGGCCAGCGAGCTGATCCGCGACATGGAGGGACTGAGGGCATGA
- a CDS encoding SDR family NAD(P)-dependent oxidoreductase gives MQTPSPDVFPGAERRPLALVTGASSGIGYQLARRAAEHGYDLLIGADESLAQAEAELRAMGARVFAVREDFATRDGVDALLAACEDRPIDVLFANAGHGLGHGFLDQEFHDVQHVINTNVTGTLYLVQRVGRAMRERGQGRILITGSIAGFQPGAFQAVYNGTKAFIDSFAMALRNELKDTGVTVTCLMPGVTDTHFFARADMLDTRVGQQSDKADPAEVAKEGFDALMKGESGVIAGWRNKMQVALSRVMPSPALAEQHRRIAEPGSAHAPS, from the coding sequence ATGCAGACACCCTCCCCCGACGTGTTCCCCGGCGCCGAACGCCGCCCGCTCGCGCTGGTGACCGGCGCCTCCTCGGGCATCGGCTACCAGCTCGCGCGGCGCGCGGCCGAACATGGCTACGACCTGCTGATCGGCGCCGACGAGTCGCTGGCCCAGGCCGAAGCCGAGTTGCGCGCGATGGGCGCGCGCGTGTTCGCGGTGCGCGAGGACTTCGCCACGCGCGACGGCGTCGACGCGCTGCTCGCGGCCTGCGAGGACCGGCCGATCGACGTGCTGTTCGCCAACGCGGGCCACGGCCTGGGCCATGGCTTCCTCGACCAGGAGTTCCACGACGTGCAGCACGTGATCAACACCAACGTGACCGGCACGCTCTACCTGGTGCAGCGCGTGGGCCGCGCGATGCGCGAGCGCGGCCAGGGCCGCATCCTCATCACGGGCTCGATCGCGGGCTTCCAGCCCGGCGCCTTCCAGGCGGTCTACAACGGCACCAAGGCCTTCATCGATTCCTTCGCGATGGCGCTGCGCAACGAGCTCAAGGACACCGGCGTGACCGTGACCTGCCTGATGCCCGGCGTGACCGACACCCACTTCTTCGCGCGCGCCGACATGCTCGACACGCGCGTGGGGCAGCAGTCCGACAAGGCCGATCCGGCCGAGGTGGCGAAGGAGGGCTTCGACGCGCTGATGAAGGGCGAGAGCGGCGTGATCGCGGGCTGGCGCAACAAGATGCAGGTGGCGCTGTCGCGCGTGATGCCCTCGCCCGCGCTGGCCGAGCAGCACCGCAGGATCGCGGAACCGGGCAGCGCGCACGCGCCTTCCTGA